One region of Marivirga arenosa genomic DNA includes:
- a CDS encoding dipeptidase, whose translation MITKEETGKYLQQNKQRFLDELFELLRIPSVSADPKFKADVKKAAEFMKAKFEEAGAENVEVCETKGHPIVYADKIIDPNLPTVLVYGHYDVQPADPYELWESEPFNPVIKNDKIVARGSADDKGQMYIHVKAFEMMMKNGGVPCNIKFMIEGEEEVGSENLEVFIKENKEKLKADVIVISDTSMIANDHPSMAVSLKGLSYLEVEVTGPNRDLHSGVYGGAVANPINVLCRMIASLQDENKRVTIPGFYDKVLELTAEERAKMNEAPFDLEDFKKDLNIEDVEGEKSYNTLERMGIRPTLDVNGIWGGYTGEGAKTVLPSKANAKISMRLVPDQNHYEISELFQKHFESIAPKSVKVKVKPHHGGMPYVTPTDTDSYKAAEKAFEKVWGKMPIPTREGGSIPIVSLFKDILGLDSILMGFGLNSDAIHSPNESFGVENYLKGIETVALFHQYFSELDRK comes from the coding sequence ATGATTACGAAAGAGGAAACAGGAAAATACTTACAACAGAACAAACAAAGATTTTTAGACGAGCTATTTGAATTGCTTAGAATTCCTAGTGTAAGTGCAGATCCTAAATTTAAAGCAGATGTAAAAAAGGCTGCTGAATTTATGAAAGCTAAGTTTGAGGAAGCGGGGGCTGAAAATGTGGAAGTTTGTGAAACGAAGGGGCATCCAATTGTATATGCGGATAAGATTATAGACCCTAACTTACCTACTGTTTTAGTATATGGTCATTATGATGTTCAACCTGCCGATCCTTATGAATTATGGGAATCAGAGCCTTTCAACCCCGTAATTAAAAATGATAAAATTGTAGCTAGAGGTTCGGCTGATGATAAAGGTCAAATGTACATCCATGTGAAAGCATTTGAAATGATGATGAAGAATGGTGGTGTACCTTGCAATATCAAATTTATGATTGAAGGTGAGGAGGAAGTTGGTTCTGAAAACCTTGAGGTATTCATAAAAGAAAATAAAGAGAAGCTAAAAGCTGATGTAATTGTTATTTCGGACACTTCAATGATTGCTAATGATCATCCGTCAATGGCAGTTAGTTTGAAAGGATTAAGCTATTTGGAAGTTGAAGTCACAGGGCCTAATAGAGATTTACATTCAGGTGTTTACGGAGGTGCAGTTGCCAATCCAATCAATGTATTATGCAGAATGATTGCCTCCCTTCAAGATGAGAATAAAAGAGTAACTATTCCTGGCTTTTATGACAAAGTATTAGAACTTACTGCTGAGGAAAGAGCTAAAATGAATGAGGCCCCATTTGATTTAGAGGACTTTAAAAAGGATTTAAATATTGAGGATGTAGAAGGTGAAAAATCTTATAATACTTTAGAGAGAATGGGAATCCGTCCTACTTTAGATGTAAATGGAATTTGGGGAGGATATACAGGAGAAGGTGCAAAAACAGTATTACCCTCAAAAGCAAATGCTAAAATTTCAATGCGTTTAGTTCCGGATCAAAATCATTATGAAATATCAGAATTATTCCAGAAACATTTTGAAAGCATTGCTCCAAAAAGTGTGAAGGTAAAAGTAAAACCTCATCATGGAGGTATGCCATATGTTACCCCAACGGATACCGATTCTTATAAAGCAGCAGAGAAAGCGTTTGAAAAGGTTTGGGGTAAAATGCCAATTCCTACTCGTGAGGGAGGTAGTATTCCAATCGTATCTTTATTTAAGGATATATTAGGCTTAGATAGTATCTTAATGGGATTCGGTTTGAATTCTGATGCAATACATTCACCTAATGAAAGTTTTGGAGTTGAGAATTACCTTAAAGGAATTGAAACTGTAGCTTTGTTCCATCAATATTTTTCAGAATTAGATAGAAAATAA